A window of the Ammoniphilus oxalaticus genome harbors these coding sequences:
- a CDS encoding cell division protein FtsQ/DivIB — translation MQDMERMPTLKKEHKKKKKTNRILLIFGWIFFLSLSAIVFFQSPLSKVDEVTVDGANLLNQSEIIQLSQIQPGQSFFTVKASAIKRAIKALPEVKEVNVSRSFPGKVIIAISEFEYVAFQWGEQNELIPVLENGTRLENRVWNDRVIDRPILRSWPDTSQFKHLGEELKKLEPSIRNEISEMEPDQVEKDPQRVILYMKDGFEVHTSLRHFAKNMAWYPPFIANLKQEGSPQGIIKMLDGKWFVPYPDSGVEEGAT, via the coding sequence ATGCAAGATATGGAGCGGATGCCGACCTTAAAAAAAGAACATAAAAAGAAGAAAAAAACAAATCGTATTCTTTTGATTTTCGGATGGATCTTCTTTTTGAGCTTATCTGCGATAGTATTCTTTCAATCGCCATTAAGTAAGGTCGATGAGGTAACCGTAGATGGCGCGAACTTACTGAATCAATCGGAAATCATCCAACTCTCTCAAATCCAACCAGGTCAGTCCTTTTTTACGGTTAAAGCATCCGCGATTAAAAGGGCGATTAAAGCCCTTCCCGAGGTGAAGGAAGTAAATGTTAGCCGATCATTTCCAGGGAAAGTAATTATAGCGATTTCAGAATTTGAATATGTTGCCTTTCAGTGGGGGGAACAAAACGAGTTGATTCCAGTTTTGGAAAATGGAACGAGGTTGGAAAATAGGGTTTGGAATGATAGAGTGATAGATAGGCCGATTCTAAGGAGTTGGCCAGATACGTCACAATTCAAACATTTAGGAGAAGAATTAAAGAAATTAGAACCGAGTATCCGAAATGAAATTTCGGAAATGGAACCAGACCAAGTAGAAAAAGATCCCCAAAGAGTCATTTTATATATGAAAGATGGCTTCGAAGTTCATACTTCACTTCGTCACTTTGCTAAAAACATGGCATGGTATCCTCCTTTTATCGCAAATTTGAAGCAAGAAGGGAGCCCGCAAGGGATCATTAAAATGCTGGATGGAAAGTGGTTTGTGCCTTATCCAGATTCAGGGGTGGAAGAAGGAGCAACATGA
- a CDS encoding DUF881 domain-containing protein: MMKIKKIHIYLTLVLLTFGFMISYSIQFTKKTPHSPITASQWEKKQQLQEKIIAEQLQVQQLEEQLQQIKESVSEFESKMGDSQEQTKGVMQELEEVRMWVGLMPAKGPGLIATLTDSSNVPSSGNANDFIVHDDDIRKVVNELFAAGAEAISVNGQRLTANSAIYCVGPTVLVNEVKMAPPFEIFAIGQPETLYSALNMPGGVAQEIKEGSNIEMKVDKKENVEIPAYAGDSQEHLKLLDIREGGS; this comes from the coding sequence ATGATGAAGATTAAAAAGATACACATTTATTTAACCCTCGTATTGTTGACTTTTGGCTTTATGATATCTTATTCAATCCAATTTACAAAGAAAACACCACATTCTCCGATTACCGCATCACAATGGGAGAAAAAACAACAACTACAGGAAAAGATTATTGCCGAACAACTTCAAGTTCAGCAACTAGAAGAACAACTGCAGCAGATTAAAGAGAGTGTGTCTGAGTTTGAAAGCAAAATGGGTGATAGTCAAGAGCAGACAAAGGGGGTTATGCAAGAGTTAGAAGAGGTCAGGATGTGGGTAGGGTTGATGCCTGCGAAGGGTCCTGGGCTCATTGCCACATTGACTGACAGTTCAAATGTTCCTAGTTCGGGAAATGCGAATGACTTTATCGTCCACGATGATGATATTCGGAAAGTAGTCAATGAACTTTTTGCCGCGGGGGCAGAGGCGATTAGCGTCAACGGTCAGCGATTGACAGCGAACTCCGCGATTTATTGCGTTGGACCGACCGTGTTGGTAAATGAAGTGAAAATGGCGCCGCCTTTTGAGATTTTTGCGATTGGGCAACCCGAGACATTATATTCCGCTTTAAACATGCCTGGCGGAGTCGCTCAGGAGATAAAAGAGGGGTCGAATATTGAAATGAAAGTAGATAAAAAGGAAAACGTTGAAATTCCAGCTTACGCGGGAGATAGCCAGGAACACTTGAAATTGCTAGACATTAGGGAGGGCGGGTCATAG
- a CDS encoding DUF881 domain-containing protein — protein MRTTSRIPFTITVISIIIGFMLAIQFNTNNKSTGAESKDMSLLRQDLQKVMEQHQRILADIVKYDQLLFEYKNPANQENSLNLMIEELERVKAFGGLAPIEGKGLLITIAEIEDPLDDAFSSLIMIYDGDLRLVVNELFGAGALAIAINDNRMTPQSSIRDVGEEIQVNTKVVRPPFEIKVIGDPEVLESAMKLKGFEEFFKVFNYSFSMKKLDKINVPAYDGKGSIRYMKPLKEGS, from the coding sequence ATGCGGACAACCAGCAGAATTCCGTTTACGATCACAGTCATCAGTATCATTATCGGCTTCATGCTGGCGATTCAGTTCAATACAAACAATAAGAGCACGGGCGCTGAATCGAAGGACATGTCTTTGCTGCGCCAGGACTTACAAAAAGTGATGGAACAACACCAACGAATCTTAGCGGATATCGTTAAATATGATCAGTTGTTGTTTGAGTATAAGAATCCTGCCAATCAAGAAAATTCCCTTAATCTTATGATAGAAGAACTAGAGCGGGTTAAAGCGTTCGGAGGGCTTGCTCCAATTGAGGGGAAGGGATTACTGATTACGATAGCTGAAATTGAAGATCCGCTCGACGATGCGTTTAGTAGTTTAATCATGATCTATGATGGTGACCTTCGCCTGGTTGTTAATGAATTATTTGGGGCGGGCGCTTTGGCGATTGCCATCAATGATAATCGAATGACGCCGCAAAGTTCAATTCGGGATGTCGGCGAAGAGATTCAAGTCAATACCAAAGTGGTTCGACCGCCGTTTGAAATCAAAGTAATAGGAGATCCGGAGGTGCTTGAATCAGCTATGAAGTTAAAAGGGTTTGAGGAATTCTTTAAAGTTTTTAACTATAGTTTTTCTATGAAAAAACTAGACAAAATCAATGTTCCTGCCTATGATGGAAAAGGGTCGATCCGTTATATGAAACCATTGAAAGAAGGGTCATAA
- a CDS encoding small basic family protein yields the protein MWLPIIGLIIGVVLGLSSEFTVPVEYRSYLSIAVLAALDTVFGGIRSYLENIFDIKVFMSGFFFNTLLAAALAFLGVYMGVDLYLAAIFAFGVRLFNNIAVIRRIMMGRWFKDNSFNE from the coding sequence ATGTGGCTGCCTATTATTGGATTGATCATTGGCGTCGTTTTGGGTTTGTCATCTGAATTTACAGTTCCGGTTGAATATCGCAGCTATTTATCAATCGCTGTTTTAGCCGCGCTGGATACGGTATTCGGCGGGATCCGCTCTTATCTAGAGAACATCTTCGATATTAAAGTATTCATGTCCGGGTTTTTCTTTAATACGCTTTTAGCCGCGGCTCTTGCGTTCCTAGGCGTATATATGGGTGTAGATCTCTATTTAGCGGCCATTTTTGCTTTCGGTGTCAGACTATTTAATAATATTGCTGTCATTCGCCGAATCATGATGGGGCGTTGGTTCAAAGACAATTCTTTCAATGAGTAA
- the ftsA gene encoding cell division protein FtsA, with translation MNNHDLLVSLDIGTSKVRVIIGEVHNGSINIIGVGTAESQGINKGAIVDIDQTVLAIREAVDQAERMVDVTIQDVFVGISGNHIELVMSQGVVAVSSENKEIGEEDIYRVTEAAKVISIPPEKEIIDVVPIEYIIDGLSGVSDPRGMIGIRLEMEGTIITGSKTIIHNLYRCVERAGLKIAGFYLQSLAASDIALSKDEKNLGVVLIDMGAGSTTVSIFEQGTLAGIRSIPIGGDYITSDIAYALRTSTEEARRLQMKYGCGMIEQASPSESFKVKRIGSNSDLECSQIDLAHVIEPRVAEIFEMIQAEVIDLGYHGEIPAGYVLTGGVAAMPGVVELAREELQAPARVAMPDYIGVRDPAFTTGVGLIKYASRHTAPREPMVIEKEAVLVSSKPAVKSQTKSRNKSEGMIDRVKNWFSEFI, from the coding sequence TTGAACAACCATGATCTACTTGTTAGCTTAGACATCGGTACATCCAAAGTGAGAGTCATCATTGGGGAAGTCCATAATGGATCCATTAATATTATAGGAGTAGGCACTGCTGAGTCCCAAGGAATTAATAAAGGAGCCATCGTAGACATCGACCAGACGGTTCTCGCTATTCGCGAGGCGGTGGATCAAGCGGAGAGAATGGTGGATGTAACCATTCAGGATGTTTTTGTTGGAATATCGGGAAACCATATTGAACTTGTGATGAGCCAAGGAGTCGTCGCTGTGTCAAGCGAAAATAAAGAAATCGGGGAAGAAGATATCTATCGTGTGACAGAGGCCGCAAAAGTTATTTCGATACCGCCTGAGAAAGAGATTATTGATGTTGTCCCAATTGAGTATATTATTGACGGATTGTCAGGCGTTAGCGATCCGCGCGGAATGATCGGCATTCGCTTAGAGATGGAAGGGACGATCATCACAGGTTCGAAGACGATTATTCATAATCTGTATCGTTGTGTAGAAAGGGCAGGGCTCAAGATTGCGGGGTTTTATCTGCAATCATTGGCGGCAAGCGACATCGCCCTTTCAAAGGATGAGAAGAATTTAGGCGTTGTGCTGATTGATATGGGCGCGGGTTCTACAACTGTTTCCATATTTGAACAAGGAACACTCGCTGGGATTCGTTCGATTCCAATCGGCGGAGACTACATAACGAGTGATATTGCTTATGCCTTACGGACGTCTACCGAAGAGGCAAGGCGTTTGCAGATGAAGTACGGCTGTGGCATGATCGAACAAGCTTCTCCATCTGAGTCCTTCAAAGTAAAAAGAATCGGGAGTAATTCTGATTTAGAATGCAGCCAAATCGATCTTGCGCATGTTATTGAGCCGAGGGTAGCGGAAATTTTTGAAATGATTCAAGCTGAGGTGATCGATCTTGGTTACCATGGAGAAATTCCCGCTGGCTATGTACTAACAGGCGGAGTCGCGGCGATGCCGGGTGTCGTAGAGTTAGCAAGAGAAGAACTTCAAGCCCCCGCGCGTGTTGCGATGCCTGATTATATCGGTGTGCGAGATCCTGCTTTCACGACAGGTGTCGGCTTGATCAAGTACGCGTCTAGACATACAGCGCCCCGTGAACCGATGGTAATTGAGAAGGAAGCCGTTCTTGTTTCTAGCAAACCTGCCGTTAAAAGCCAAACAAAGTCTAGGAATAAGAGCGAGGGTATGATCGATAGGGTGAAAAATTGGTTTAGTGAATTTATTTAA
- the ftsZ gene encoding cell division protein FtsZ, translated as MLEFDLDIESLAQIKVIGVGGGGSNAVNRMIEMGVQGVEFIAVNTDAQALHLSRADQKLKIGEKLTRGLGAGANPEVGRKAAEESREQIENALRGADLVFVTAGMGGGTGTGAAPVIADIARQMGSLTVGVVTKPFSFEGRKRAQQANNGVNALKEKVDTLIVIPNDRLLEIVDKNTPMLEAFREADNVLRQGVQGISDLIAVPGLINLDFADVKTIMTERGSALMGIGVATGENRATEAAKKAIMSPLLETSIDGARGVLLNITGGNNLSLYEVNEAADIVASASDQEVNMIFGAVINESLKDEIIVTVIATGFEEASSQPGQMDKRPPQQQQSSFMNTARNQVASAKEEEERVEVRPFQNFNNNSLDVPTFLRNRRNRNQNPKK; from the coding sequence ATGTTGGAATTTGATCTAGATATTGAATCGCTTGCCCAGATAAAAGTTATTGGCGTTGGTGGCGGTGGAAGTAATGCGGTCAACAGAATGATCGAAATGGGTGTGCAAGGTGTAGAGTTTATTGCTGTAAATACAGACGCCCAAGCATTACATCTATCGCGCGCTGATCAGAAGTTAAAGATCGGTGAGAAATTGACAAGAGGATTAGGAGCGGGAGCTAATCCTGAAGTAGGAAGAAAAGCAGCCGAAGAGAGCCGCGAGCAAATTGAAAATGCGTTACGCGGAGCTGACCTCGTATTTGTAACTGCAGGTATGGGTGGTGGGACCGGAACAGGAGCAGCCCCTGTCATTGCAGATATTGCGAGACAAATGGGTTCGCTTACGGTTGGTGTGGTAACAAAGCCATTCTCTTTTGAAGGAAGAAAGAGGGCGCAACAGGCGAATAACGGTGTCAACGCGTTAAAAGAAAAAGTAGATACATTGATTGTGATTCCAAACGATCGACTGCTTGAAATCGTCGATAAAAATACCCCGATGCTAGAAGCTTTCCGTGAAGCGGATAATGTGTTGCGTCAAGGGGTGCAGGGGATTTCAGATCTGATCGCTGTTCCTGGATTGATTAATTTAGACTTTGCTGACGTAAAAACAATTATGACTGAGCGAGGCTCCGCATTAATGGGAATCGGCGTAGCGACGGGGGAAAATCGAGCAACGGAAGCAGCTAAGAAGGCGATCATGAGTCCTTTATTAGAAACTTCAATCGATGGAGCTCGCGGGGTTCTCTTGAATATTACGGGTGGCAATAATCTAAGCCTTTATGAAGTAAATGAAGCTGCGGATATTGTTGCTTCCGCATCCGATCAAGAAGTAAATATGATTTTCGGAGCTGTCATTAATGAGAGCTTAAAAGACGAAATTATTGTTACCGTCATCGCTACGGGTTTCGAAGAAGCGTCTAGTCAACCTGGACAAATGGACAAGCGTCCACCACAACAACAACAGTCATCGTTTATGAACACAGCTAGGAATCAGGTAGCTAGCGCTAAAGAGGAAGAAGAACGTGTTGAAGTGCGTCCATTCCAAAACTTTAACAATAACAGTTTAGATGTTCCAACATTCTTGCGAAACCGACGTAACCGCAATCAAAATCCCAAAAAATAA
- the spoIIGA gene encoding sigma-E processing peptidase SpoIIGA gives MTVYLDIILIYNFLIDWLLLWSTAYILKLKPKVYRLVLGACLGASYTMVLFFPVMSGFYTFLSKLLLSMCMILTVFGFHRLYVFFQRWLVFYLVAFVLGGGLLAIHFFLQSESEVISGIVVTQSSGVGTPITWGFIALCFPLVWWLSGRGIKQMRESNRKAVYYGDVEVMIDGAAIRCKGLIDTGNQLYEPITRIPVTIIDLICFQDHLPSPLFESIKQREDLSSSSSFMQLEDVWLQRIRMIPFRSVSRGMDLLLAIRPDSIRIETTEGYYETSRVLIGLNPTSLSSDGSYQAIIHPALVTDEHGKHNQNSLPQEAMSI, from the coding sequence GTGACCGTCTATTTAGATATCATTTTAATCTATAACTTTCTTATTGATTGGCTGCTTCTCTGGAGTACCGCTTATATCTTAAAGTTGAAGCCGAAAGTTTATCGTCTCGTGTTAGGCGCCTGTTTAGGAGCAAGTTACACGATGGTTCTATTCTTCCCGGTAATGTCAGGATTCTACACGTTTCTATCAAAATTACTACTCTCTATGTGTATGATTCTAACGGTGTTTGGATTCCACCGACTTTATGTTTTCTTTCAAAGATGGTTGGTCTTTTATTTAGTCGCTTTTGTTTTAGGCGGTGGGTTATTAGCTATTCATTTTTTTCTACAATCAGAAAGTGAAGTAATTTCGGGCATTGTGGTTACACAATCAAGCGGTGTAGGGACACCGATTACATGGGGATTTATTGCGCTTTGTTTTCCACTCGTTTGGTGGTTATCAGGCAGGGGCATTAAGCAGATGAGAGAGAGCAATCGGAAAGCCGTTTATTATGGCGATGTGGAGGTGATGATTGACGGCGCAGCGATACGTTGTAAAGGGCTTATCGATACGGGTAATCAATTGTATGAGCCGATTACAAGAATTCCCGTTACGATTATTGACCTGATATGTTTTCAGGATCATCTTCCAAGCCCATTATTTGAATCGATCAAGCAACGGGAGGATTTAAGTTCTTCCTCTTCATTTATGCAGTTGGAAGATGTTTGGTTACAAAGGATTCGGATGATTCCATTTCGAAGTGTTTCCAGAGGAATGGATTTGTTACTTGCGATTCGTCCCGATTCAATTCGGATTGAAACAACGGAAGGTTACTATGAAACGAGCCGCGTTCTGATTGGATTGAATCCGACATCGCTTTCTTCTGACGGTAGCTATCAGGCGATTATTCATCCCGCTTTGGTTACGGATGAGCATGGTAAGCACAATCAAAATTCATTACCGCAGGAAGCGATGTCAATATGA
- the sigE gene encoding RNA polymerase sporulation sigma factor SigE produces the protein MMTKWKLMTQLFWYRLLMIVGLKAEEIYYIGGSEALPPPLTREEEEILLGKLPKGDSAVKAMLIERNLRLVVYISRKFENTGINIEDLVSIGTIGLIKAVNTFDVEKKIKLATYASRCIENEILMFLRRNNKVKSEVSFDEPLNIDWDGNELLLSDVLGTENDTITRDLEEQVDRKLLYKALEKLSDREKVIMELRFGLNGKQERTQKDVADMLGISQSYISRLEKRIIKRLRKEFNKMV, from the coding sequence ATGATGACAAAATGGAAATTGATGACTCAACTGTTCTGGTATCGATTATTAATGATAGTAGGTTTAAAAGCGGAAGAAATTTATTATATCGGTGGCAGTGAGGCGTTGCCCCCGCCTCTAACAAGGGAAGAAGAAGAAATTTTACTCGGTAAATTACCAAAAGGCGATTCGGCTGTTAAGGCGATGTTAATCGAAAGAAATTTAAGATTAGTCGTTTACATTTCACGCAAGTTTGAAAATACAGGCATCAATATTGAAGACCTTGTTAGTATTGGAACCATTGGACTTATCAAAGCAGTCAATACATTCGATGTTGAGAAAAAAATTAAACTAGCGACTTATGCTTCGCGCTGTATTGAGAATGAAATCTTAATGTTTTTAAGAAGGAACAATAAAGTTAAATCAGAAGTATCCTTCGATGAACCGTTAAATATTGATTGGGATGGAAATGAACTGTTACTTTCTGATGTATTAGGAACAGAGAACGACACAATTACCCGCGATCTTGAGGAACAAGTCGATCGAAAATTGCTGTACAAAGCGTTGGAAAAGTTGTCAGATAGAGAAAAGGTGATTATGGAACTACGTTTTGGTCTTAATGGCAAGCAAGAAAGAACGCAAAAAGATGTGGCGGATATGTTGGGAATTTCCCAATCCTATATTTCTAGACTGGAAAAAAGAATTATCAAAAGGCTAAGAAAAGAATTTAATAAGATGGTTTAA
- the sigG gene encoding RNA polymerase sporulation sigma factor SigG, producing MTRNKVEICGVDTSKLPVLTNKEMRELFVELQSGGYSAREKLVNGNLRLVLSVIQRFNNRGEYVDDLFQVGCIGLMKAIDNFDLGQNVKFSTYAVPMIIGEIRRYLRDNNPIRVSRSLRDIAYKALQIRDSLTNKNSREPTIFEISEALNLPKEDIVFALDAIQDPVSLFEPIYQDGGDPIYVMDQISDERHKDIQWVEEIALKEAMRRLNDREKMILSMRFFEGKTQMEVAEEIGISQAQVSRLEKAAISQMQKHVQ from the coding sequence GTGACAAGAAACAAAGTTGAAATATGTGGCGTAGATACGTCAAAGCTACCTGTACTGACCAATAAGGAGATGCGAGAACTTTTTGTAGAGTTGCAAAGCGGTGGTTATTCGGCCAGGGAAAAGTTAGTGAACGGTAATTTGCGTCTCGTTCTCAGCGTCATTCAGCGTTTTAACAATCGTGGAGAATACGTTGACGATTTATTCCAAGTCGGTTGTATCGGGTTAATGAAAGCCATCGACAATTTTGACCTTGGACAGAATGTTAAATTCTCCACATATGCGGTTCCGATGATCATTGGGGAAATCAGACGTTATCTAAGGGACAACAATCCAATTCGAGTCTCCCGCTCTTTACGGGACATTGCTTACAAAGCCCTACAGATACGCGATTCTCTAACAAATAAAAACTCGCGGGAACCAACGATTTTTGAAATTTCAGAGGCGCTCAATTTGCCGAAAGAAGACATTGTGTTTGCGCTTGACGCGATCCAAGATCCCGTCTCCCTATTTGAACCGATTTACCAAGATGGCGGCGATCCGATTTATGTCATGGATCAAATTAGTGATGAGCGGCACAAAGATATTCAATGGGTTGAAGAAATCGCGCTCAAAGAGGCGATGCGACGGTTAAATGATCGCGAGAAAATGATCTTATCGATGCGTTTCTTTGAAGGTAAGACACAGATGGAAGTGGCCGAAGAAATTGGGATATCTCAGGCTCAAGTTTCCCGACTGGAGAAGGCGGCCATTTCACAAATGCAAAAACACGTACAATAG
- a CDS encoding YlmC/YmxH family sporulation protein, which yields MRISEFQTKDVVNVLDGRRLGQITDLEINLKLGQIDAIVVPGQGKFLGLFGGGNDFVIPWRNIVKIGKDVVLVRLEDVLFKEPEMGQADEYRPY from the coding sequence ATGAGGATCTCGGAATTTCAAACAAAAGATGTTGTCAACGTGCTTGATGGACGGCGGTTAGGTCAAATAACAGATTTAGAGATCAATTTAAAGTTAGGACAGATCGATGCGATCGTCGTGCCTGGTCAGGGGAAGTTTTTGGGACTTTTCGGGGGCGGCAATGATTTCGTCATTCCCTGGAGAAACATCGTTAAAATAGGAAAAGACGTTGTTTTAGTTCGTTTAGAAGATGTCCTTTTTAAAGAGCCAGAAATGGGGCAAGCAGATGAATACCGACCTTATTAA
- the pgeF gene encoding peptidoglycan editing factor PgeF — translation MEPFEWDRDRLTLRISEWERAVPGLVCGFTTRLGGLSAAPFDSMNCAMHVGDRDQAVIANRELLTQKLQFSIEQWTCAEQVHGNDVVVVTSTQRGKGNKALADAIPSADGLITGDSDVLLASFYADCVPLFFIAPSQRVVGIAHAGWKGTAGNIGARMVEHFAQSFQIEPKEIRVAIGPSIGGCCYEVDGKVVEAIGVQLPKETEPTYTKMKENGKIQLDLKEANRVLLERAGIHSILMSRLCSSCRNDLFYSYRKEAGRTGRMTAFIGFN, via the coding sequence TTGGAACCTTTTGAATGGGATCGAGATCGTTTAACGCTCCGCATTTCAGAATGGGAGCGCGCTGTTCCAGGACTTGTTTGCGGTTTTACAACTCGTTTAGGAGGATTGAGCGCAGCTCCATTTGATTCCATGAACTGCGCCATGCACGTTGGTGATCGCGATCAAGCTGTGATCGCAAATCGCGAGTTGTTGACCCAAAAGCTCCAGTTTTCAATCGAGCAATGGACTTGCGCCGAACAAGTTCACGGAAATGATGTGGTCGTTGTAACGAGCACTCAGCGCGGCAAAGGGAACAAAGCGCTTGCAGACGCGATTCCCAGCGCCGACGGGTTAATTACGGGAGATTCGGATGTGTTGCTTGCCTCCTTTTACGCGGACTGTGTTCCTTTGTTCTTTATCGCCCCTTCGCAACGAGTCGTAGGCATTGCCCATGCGGGCTGGAAAGGAACAGCGGGAAATATTGGGGCGCGAATGGTTGAACATTTTGCTCAGTCGTTTCAGATTGAACCGAAGGAGATTCGGGTGGCGATCGGACCGTCGATTGGGGGCTGTTGTTATGAAGTGGACGGAAAGGTTGTTGAGGCGATTGGAGTTCAATTGCCAAAAGAGACTGAACCTACGTACACTAAAATGAAGGAGAACGGAAAGATTCAGCTTGATTTAAAGGAAGCAAATCGGGTGTTATTGGAGCGAGCGGGTATCCACTCCATTTTGATGAGTCGTTTGTGCTCGAGTTGTCGTAATGATTTATTTTATTCTTATCGCAAAGAGGCGGGAAGGACGGGACGAATGACCGCTTTTATCGGATTTAACTAA
- a CDS encoding YggS family pyridoxal phosphate-dependent enzyme produces the protein MNMKESVDQVKQRIEAACKRANRDPNEINLVAVTKYVGMDRAKAVLQEGIQHIGESRVQDALPKWEALQGGQATWHFIGNLQTNKVKDVVGKFSYIHSLDRESLAKEIERRGRQNNVVTNCFVQVNISGEETKSGLEPNQVLEFVKKTSKMKYIKICGLMTMAPYELDSEQTRPIFRKLRQLRDECNQLGLPNVQIEHLSMGMSNDFEVAIEEGATFIRLGSSLVGKD, from the coding sequence ATGAATATGAAAGAGTCGGTAGATCAAGTGAAACAGCGAATTGAAGCGGCTTGTAAACGAGCAAATCGTGATCCTAATGAAATTAATCTCGTAGCAGTTACGAAATATGTGGGGATGGATCGGGCAAAAGCCGTTTTACAAGAAGGGATTCAACATATCGGGGAAAGCAGAGTTCAGGACGCCCTTCCCAAGTGGGAGGCGTTGCAAGGTGGACAAGCAACTTGGCACTTTATTGGTAATTTGCAGACGAACAAAGTAAAAGATGTAGTCGGTAAATTTTCGTATATCCATTCCCTTGATCGAGAATCGCTTGCTAAAGAAATTGAAAGGCGCGGCAGGCAGAATAATGTCGTAACGAATTGTTTTGTGCAAGTAAATATCTCAGGAGAAGAAACAAAATCAGGCCTAGAGCCAAATCAAGTGTTGGAATTTGTCAAAAAAACAAGTAAGATGAAGTATATAAAGATATGTGGTCTGATGACCATGGCGCCTTATGAACTTGACAGCGAACAAACGCGTCCCATTTTCAGGAAGCTGCGACAATTGAGAGATGAATGCAATCAGTTGGGGCTTCCAAACGTTCAAATTGAACATTTATCGATGGGGATGTCGAATGATTTTGAAGTGGCAATTGAAGAGGGAGCGACATTTATTCGGCTGGGCTCTTCATTAGTTGGCAAAGACTAA
- a CDS encoding cell division protein SepF, with protein MGVMARIMGYLGLSSDEVYEEEYEDQRQQRNEMDEEQNVHQKKHKNNVVSLQHAKEQVKMVLVEPKAYEEVQDIADHLRSRRPVIINLQRVSSEQAKRIIDFLSGTIYAINGDIQKVGSNIFMCAPDNVSVQGEITDWLADEDTYMR; from the coding sequence ATGGGGGTAATGGCAAGGATTATGGGATATTTGGGGTTGTCGAGTGATGAGGTCTATGAGGAGGAATATGAGGACCAACGACAACAACGAAATGAAATGGACGAGGAACAGAACGTTCATCAAAAGAAGCACAAAAACAACGTAGTTAGCCTGCAACACGCCAAGGAACAAGTGAAGATGGTATTAGTAGAGCCAAAGGCGTACGAAGAAGTGCAGGATATTGCGGATCATCTCCGTTCCCGTCGACCTGTCATTATTAATTTGCAACGAGTAAGCAGTGAGCAAGCAAAAAGAATTATTGATTTTTTAAGTGGAACGATTTATGCGATCAACGGTGATATACAAAAAGTAGGATCGAATATCTTTATGTGCGCCCCGGATAATGTGTCTGTGCAAGGCGAGATCACAGACTGGCTAGCTGATGAAGATACATATATGAGGTAG
- a CDS encoding YggT family protein: MSPTIETVIRTIVQVYTFIIFGYILSSWFPRLRDSALGYFLGKMAEPFLSPFRQLIRPVGVMDISAIVALFTLFFAEKGLIFLLYYFF, from the coding sequence TTGTCGCCAACGATTGAAACAGTTATAAGAACCATCGTCCAAGTCTATACGTTTATTATTTTTGGCTATATTCTTTCATCTTGGTTTCCGCGGTTAAGAGACTCTGCTCTTGGTTACTTTCTCGGTAAAATGGCAGAGCCTTTTTTAAGTCCTTTTCGGCAGTTGATCCGCCCCGTTGGGGTTATGGATATTTCAGCGATTGTAGCCTTATTCACATTGTTTTTTGCCGAAAAAGGTTTGATCTTTTTATTATATTATTTCTTCTAA